One genomic region from Burkholderiales bacterium encodes:
- a CDS encoding BrnA antitoxin family protein, with amino-acid sequence MYSACERQTIVRKPASRRTLKSDLAKVDAHRIRAHEYKELPALTEEALSRAVVNKGGRPRSENPRKLISIRLPVDVIERWRATGPGWQTRMAERLSKMR; translated from the coding sequence ATGTATTCAGCATGCGAAAGGCAAACCATCGTGAGAAAGCCCGCCTCGCGCCGTACTTTGAAGTCTGACCTTGCGAAGGTCGATGCCCACAGGATTCGGGCGCACGAGTACAAGGAACTCCCGGCGCTAACCGAGGAAGCCCTGTCGCGCGCGGTGGTCAACAAGGGAGGCCGGCCGCGATCGGAGAATCCGCGCAAGCTGATCTCCATCCGACTTCCGGTCGATGTGATCGAGCGATGGAGAGCAACCGGGCCGGGCTGGCAGACGCGCATGGCCGAACGCCTGAGCAAGATGCGCTGA
- the gmd gene encoding GDP-mannose 4,6-dehydratase — protein sequence MPRTALITGVTGQDGAYLAELLLGKGYEVHGLKRRTSLFNTDRIDHLYEAPDVANRRFILHHGDLTDSSSLTHVLEKVQPDEVYNLGAQSHVAVSFEEPEYTANSDALGPLRLLEAIRILGLRERTRFYQASTSEMFGRVRETPQRETTPFHPRSPYGVAKLYGYWITVNYREAYGLYACNGILFNHESPIRGETFVTRKVTRALARIVLGLEECLWLGNLDARRDWGHARDYVRAMWLMLQQPQPQDLVIATGEQRSVREFVTAAAAELGVALAWEGSGADEVARVSRLDPAAATGLRPGQTIVRVDRRYLRPAEVDTLLGDASVARERLGWAPEVSFAQLVSEMVREDFRIAQRDDLVRRHGHAVPDRREG from the coding sequence ATGCCGCGCACCGCGCTGATCACCGGCGTCACGGGCCAGGACGGCGCCTACCTCGCCGAACTGCTCCTCGGCAAGGGCTACGAGGTACACGGCCTCAAGCGCCGCACCTCGCTCTTCAACACCGACCGCATCGACCATCTCTACGAGGCGCCGGACGTCGCCAACCGCCGCTTCATCCTGCACCACGGCGACCTGACCGACTCGTCGAGCCTCACGCACGTCCTCGAGAAGGTCCAGCCGGACGAGGTCTACAACCTCGGCGCGCAGAGCCACGTCGCGGTTTCGTTCGAGGAGCCCGAGTACACCGCGAACTCCGACGCGCTGGGCCCGCTGCGATTGCTCGAGGCGATCCGCATCCTCGGGCTGCGCGAGCGGACCCGCTTCTACCAGGCCTCGACCTCAGAGATGTTCGGCCGCGTGCGCGAGACGCCGCAGCGGGAGACCACGCCGTTCCATCCGCGTTCGCCCTACGGCGTCGCCAAGCTCTACGGTTACTGGATCACGGTGAACTACCGCGAGGCCTACGGCCTCTACGCGTGCAACGGCATCCTGTTCAACCACGAGTCGCCGATCCGCGGCGAGACCTTCGTCACGAGGAAGGTCACCCGCGCGCTCGCGCGCATCGTGCTGGGGCTCGAGGAGTGCCTGTGGCTCGGCAACCTCGACGCGCGCCGCGACTGGGGCCACGCGCGCGATTACGTGCGCGCGATGTGGCTGATGCTCCAGCAACCGCAGCCGCAGGATCTCGTCATCGCGACCGGCGAGCAGCGCAGCGTGCGCGAGTTCGTCACCGCCGCCGCGGCGGAACTCGGCGTCGCGCTCGCGTGGGAAGGCTCCGGCGCCGACGAGGTCGCGCGCGTCTCACGGCTCGACCCCGCGGCCGCCACCGGCCTTCGCCCCGGCCAGACGATCGTGCGCGTCGACCGCCGCTACCTGCGGCCGGCCGAAGTCGACACATTGCTCGGCGACGCGAGCGTCGCGCGCGAGCGGCTCGGATGGGCGCCCGAGGTGAGCTTCGCGCAACTCGTCTCCGAGATGGTGCGCGAGGACTTCAGGATCGCCCAGCGCGACGACCTCGTCCGCCGCCACGGCCACGCCGTCCCCGACCGCCGCGAAGGATGA
- a CDS encoding GDP-L-fucose synthase has protein sequence MTPDTRIFVAGHRGLAGSALLRVLRAGGYRNLVTRTRDELDLTDAAATARFMRDERPEVVFLAAAKVGGIVANATLPAEFVRENLAIQTNVIHEAWRSGVRRLLFLGSSCIYPRDCPQPIREEFLLTGPLEPTNRPYAIAKIAGIEMCWSYNRQYGTRYLCAMPTNLYGPGDNYDLRTSHVLPAMIRKFHEAKVRGDVEVPLWGTGAPRREFLCSDDMAEACVHLMALPAETIAPMLDASAPPLVNVGCGSDLSIRELSEVVRSVVGGDAKVRWDTSKPDGTPQKLLDTTKLARLGWRPRIELREGIRRAYDDFLRGSAVSA, from the coding sequence ATGACGCCCGACACGCGGATCTTCGTCGCCGGCCACCGCGGGCTCGCGGGCTCCGCGCTGCTGCGCGTGCTGCGCGCGGGCGGCTACCGCAACCTCGTCACGCGCACCCGCGACGAACTCGACCTGACCGACGCGGCCGCGACCGCGCGGTTCATGCGGGACGAGCGGCCCGAGGTGGTCTTCCTCGCCGCCGCGAAGGTCGGCGGCATCGTCGCCAACGCCACGCTGCCGGCCGAGTTCGTCCGCGAGAACCTCGCCATCCAGACCAACGTGATCCACGAGGCGTGGCGATCCGGCGTGAGGCGCCTGCTGTTCCTCGGCTCGTCGTGCATCTATCCGCGCGACTGCCCGCAGCCGATCCGCGAGGAGTTCCTGCTGACCGGCCCGCTCGAGCCCACGAACCGACCCTACGCGATCGCCAAGATCGCGGGCATCGAGATGTGCTGGTCGTACAACCGGCAGTACGGCACGCGCTACCTGTGCGCGATGCCGACGAACCTGTACGGCCCCGGCGACAACTACGACCTCCGCACGAGCCACGTCCTGCCGGCGATGATCCGCAAGTTCCACGAGGCGAAGGTGCGCGGCGACGTCGAGGTGCCGCTGTGGGGCACCGGCGCGCCGCGCCGCGAGTTCCTCTGCAGCGACGACATGGCCGAGGCGTGCGTCCACCTGATGGCGCTGCCGGCCGAGACGATCGCGCCGATGCTCGACGCAAGCGCGCCGCCGCTCGTCAATGTCGGATGCGGATCGGACCTGTCGATCCGCGAACTGAGCGAGGTCGTGCGCTCGGTCGTCGGCGGCGATGCGAAGGTCCGCTGGGACACCTCGAAGCCCGACGGCACGCCGCAGAAGCTCCTCGACACCACGAAGCTCGCGCGCCTCGGCTGGCGTCCGCGCATCGAACTGCGCGAGGGCATTCGCCGCGCGTACGACGATTTCCTGCGGGGGTCGGCGGTGTCGGCCTGA
- a CDS encoding nucleotidyltransferase domain-containing protein has product MNATSRRAGAASLLFPAAYRRKVLSLLLLNPERRLHVREIARLTGTTAGTLNKELRRLQVAGLLESERVGNQVRYSANRGHPIYPELAGILRKSVGLADVLIEALAPLADRIEAAFVFGSMARGTESADSDIDLLIVGAVDFGSVVDALQAAQQQLGRDINPKVYSLREWKSMLRSGDSFAVEVMARPRIPLIGSDDEPAKP; this is encoded by the coding sequence ATGAACGCTACATCTCGCCGGGCCGGCGCGGCGTCCCTCCTGTTCCCCGCCGCCTACCGGCGGAAGGTCCTTTCGCTGCTTCTGCTGAACCCGGAGCGGCGCCTGCACGTGCGCGAGATCGCCCGCCTGACCGGCACGACCGCCGGGACGCTGAACAAGGAGCTGAGGCGCCTGCAGGTGGCCGGCCTGCTCGAGAGCGAGCGCGTCGGCAACCAGGTCCGGTACTCGGCCAACCGCGGTCACCCGATCTATCCGGAACTGGCCGGCATTCTGCGCAAGAGCGTAGGACTTGCGGACGTCCTGATCGAGGCGCTCGCGCCGCTCGCCGACCGCATCGAGGCCGCGTTCGTCTTCGGCTCGATGGCGCGGGGCACCGAATCCGCGGACAGCGACATCGACCTCCTTATCGTCGGCGCGGTGGACTTCGGCTCCGTCGTCGACGCGCTGCAGGCGGCCCAGCAGCAACTCGGGCGCGACATCAATCCGAAGGTCTATTCGTTGCGTGAATGGAAGTCCATGCTGCGGTCCGGGGACAGCTTCGCCGTCGAGGTCATGGCCCGACCTCGAATCCCGCTGATCGGCAGCGATGACGAGCCTGCGAAACC
- a CDS encoding YdcF family protein, with protein sequence MRTLRCVLLTLLVTALLVAGAGTIAAWRVGYWLEAPGEAPRHADAIAVLGGDEEGERALRAMALYREGYAPLFVVTGLERGVAPVPAELNWRIEMLEAGGVPRSAMRFEAEPYNSYTEAVLLRDLMRREGWRTILVVSDPPHMRRLSWMYADAFGGTGLEYVLVASQPDWWRPGEWWRVERSGQFVLQEIIKLGYYAARKWRQ encoded by the coding sequence ATGCGCACGCTGCGCTGCGTGCTGCTGACGCTGCTCGTGACCGCGCTGCTGGTCGCGGGAGCGGGGACGATCGCCGCATGGCGCGTCGGCTACTGGCTCGAGGCGCCGGGAGAGGCGCCGCGCCATGCCGACGCGATCGCGGTTCTGGGCGGGGACGAGGAGGGCGAGCGCGCGCTGCGTGCGATGGCGCTCTACCGCGAAGGTTACGCGCCGCTGTTCGTCGTGACCGGTCTCGAGCGCGGCGTCGCGCCGGTGCCGGCGGAACTCAACTGGCGCATCGAGATGCTCGAAGCGGGCGGCGTGCCGCGTTCGGCGATGCGATTCGAGGCGGAGCCGTACAACAGCTACACCGAGGCGGTGCTCCTGCGCGACCTGATGCGCAGGGAGGGCTGGCGCACGATCCTCGTGGTGAGCGATCCGCCGCACATGCGGCGGTTGTCGTGGATGTACGCCGACGCGTTCGGGGGCACCGGGCTCGAGTATGTGCTCGTCGCGTCGCAGCCCGACTGGTGGCGGCCCGGCGAGTGGTGGCGCGTCGAGCGCTCGGGACAATTCGTGCTGCAGGAGATCATCAAGCTCGGGTACTACGCCGCGCGGAAGTGGCGGCAATGA